A genome region from Penicillium psychrofluorescens genome assembly, chromosome: 3 includes the following:
- a CDS encoding uncharacterized protein (ID:PFLUO_004883-T1.cds;~source:funannotate): MTSKRTRTAFEADLQSQQSPYAVYGTPLPPLDAGVRDDGSYMPVWKQEVTDERGRKRLHGAFTGGFSAGYFNSVGSKEGWSPATFISSRQNRARDAKQPVQQRAEDFMDEEDLREAEESKMLQTAEGYAGFGSTETDATRRAGLVDLLKTGGETMGVKLLKKMGWREGQGIGPKVRRKANLGDRAATGGEGAEQTYLFAPENPPMVAFIRKTDLKGLGFEGEARLEERLETPRGKPDEEGLDSFFEGRLALQGKSKTSKAKETRRGGFGVGILNDTGSDDEDPYSLGPQISYSKTIGGDKKKKKKEGKPAIASSNPLLNSKPVFISKKVAAARSAGGFRKCRDGRLPLDGFVLAEGFSGLSLSSDKKYEPPQIPDGWKSSKVSLSTEQNPSDYVSTADAAKASSLDPTSRAAVLGEAQLPGKSIFDWMTPEARARIAKVTGKTDLPPALGEKAPKGYELSESEQRKDLWDLVPKLDKQLAVQALTRAVSGWMPYSEDEDKRTRYRTFLEIRAGLRDSLPDRLPGSSTDDWVTEMQEFARAAEVFKPMSGLMASRFTSASSTPKVGSDAPDTDSGLSRPTDKPDDPAVAAAKIGMFGQMTRSTVSFYPARLLCKRFNVKPPSHVQLDPGEQPGGDEGGGPGKRFQSGGYQTGTGPKTLVSQEAMNELLLSAGHPPPPPPGANERGSAPEIRRPAVVPERNEALEAERPGDAVFKAIFGDSEDEE, translated from the exons ATGACTTCAAAACGCACTCGCACAGCTTTTGAGGCCGACCTTCAATCCCAACAGTCTCCCTACGCAGTCTACGGAACCCCGCTCCCGCCCCTCGATGCCGGCGTCCGGGACGATGGGTCGTACATGCCCGTTTGGAAGCAGGAGGTGACCGATGAACGGGGTAGGAAACGACTTCATGGTGCATTCACCGGTGGATTTAGTGCTGG GTATTTCAACAGCGTCGGTTCGAAAGAAGGATGGTCTCCTGCTACCTTTATCTCATCCCGTCAGAATCGCGCCCGGGATGCGAAACAGCCGGTGCAGCAACGAGCGGAGGATttcatggacgaggaggatttgcGCGAAGCAGAGGAGTCGAAGATGCTACAGACTGCGGAGGGATACGCAGGCTTTGGTTCTACAGAAACGGATGCCACGCGACGGGCAGGTCTCGTTGACTTATTGAAGACTGGTGGGGAGACCATGGGAGTGAAGCTATTGAAGAAAATGGGGTGGCGCGAGGGTCAGGGAATTGGTCCGAAGGTACGGCGCAAAGCCAATCTCGGCGATAGGGCTGCCACGGGCGGAGAAGGAGCCGAGCAAACATATCTCTTTGCGCCAGAAAACCCTCCCATGGTTGCCTTTATCCGTAAGACCGACCTGAAAGGTCTGGGGTTTGAAGGAGAAGCGCGCCTTGAGGAACGTCTGGAGACACCTCGCGGTAAACCCGATGAAGAGGGGTTGGATTCGTTTTTTGAAGGGCGTCTAGCTCTCCAGGGGAAATCAAAGACATCCAAAGCAAAGGAAACACGTCGCGGAGGGTTTGGTGTTGGCATCCTCAATGACACCGGCTCAGATGACGAGGATCCTTACTCTCTGGGCCCACAGATCTCATACAGCAAGACCATCGGCggagacaagaagaaaaagaagaaagagggAAAGCCGGCTATTGCCTCATCCAATCCTCTGTTGAATTCGAAGCCCGTCTTCATATCGAAGAAGGTCGCAGCTGCACGGAGTGCCGGGGGGTTCAGGAAATGCCGTGATGGCCGATTGCCACTTGATGGATTTGTTCTCGCAGAAGGATTCTCCGGtctgtctctttcttcagaCAAGAAATATGAGCCTCCTCAAATTCCAGATGGTTGGAAATCATCCAAAGTGTCATTGTCCACGGAGCAGAACCCGTCAGATTATGTATCTACTGCCGATGCCGCCAAAGCTTCATCTCTCGACCCGACCTCCAGAGCTGCAGTTTTGGGTGAGGCCCAACTACCTGGAAAGTCCATCTTCGACTGGATGACTCCAGAGGCTCGAGCCAGAATTGCCAAGGTTACTGGGAAAACCGATCTTCCCCCCGCGCTAGGCGAGAAGGCACCGAAGGGCTATGAGCTGTCCGAGTCAGAACAGCGCAAGGATCTCTGGGATCTTGTACCAAAGCTGGATAAGCAACTCGCAGTGCAAGCTTTGACACGAGCAGTCAGCGGCTGGATGCCTTATTCGGAAGACGAGGACAAGCGCACACGCTATCGAACCTTTCTTGAGATCCGCGCAGGTCTTCGAGATTCTCTGCCGGATCGATTGCCGGGTTCTAGCACAGATGACTGGGTTACGGAAATGCAAGAATTTGCCCGGGCCGCCGAGGTATTCAAACCCATGTCGGGACTGATGGCTTCACGTTTCACATCGGCGTCCTCAACCCCGAAAGTTGGCTCCGATGCACCCGACACCGACTCGGGTCTCAGCCGGCCCACCGATAAGCCGGACGACCCGGCCGTTGCAGCAGCCAAGATCGGCATGTTTGGCCAGATGACCCGGAGCACTGTCTCCTTCTATCCGGCTCGTCTGCTTTGCAAGCGGTTTAATGTCAAACCACCATCCCATGTGCAGCTGGATCCGGGAGAACAGCCTGGAGGCGACGAGGGCGGAGGCCCGGGCAAGAGATTCCAGTCAGGAGGGTACCAGACAGGCACTGGGCCCAAGACATTGGTGTCACAGGAAGCCATGAACGAACTTCTTCTGTCGGCGGGACATCCGCCCCCGCCTCCACCTGGAGCTAACGAACGCGGATCTGCACCAGAGATCCGACGCCCTGCGGTGGTGCCGGAACGCAACGAAGCCCTGGAGGCGGAGCGACCGGGCGATGCCGTTTTCAAGGCGATTTTTGGAGActcggaggatgaggagtAG
- a CDS encoding uncharacterized protein (ID:PFLUO_004884-T1.cds;~source:funannotate), whose protein sequence is MGCCASRPSRDDDHPPSETDEDQHSQQTSSRNNSAADPSVSTTSGRRRTRRPAPNIPLGEHYNEPVRLHVWSSKRRTWTRVQLDRERREFFETRVAGRAEVWAALSSTISLIRAGDLATAQSIVDAAGITIPTGDLCEGVYDEQGILYRLPQCIVSDPDNMVQNTSSLPGSDDDAQDENTEALSDGKLATDDYASGDESIAEDLERRRDEKGKTREQDLIRVQTRLSDRGGPDLMLLVNKDQSVGFLTRKIHHEAGLAGHQRVRIAYLGHLLKENESLPDQGWQSDHVINALIASRFPVS, encoded by the exons ATG GGTTGCTGCGCATCACGGCCATCGCGTGACGATGACCATCCCCCCTCCGAAACCGACGAGGACCAACACTCCCAACAGACATCTTCTCGCAATAACAGCGCCGCTGATCCCTCCGTCTCCACAACTTCCGGCCGCCGACGCACGCGACGGCCCGCTCCCAACATCCCACTTGGCGAACACTACAATGAGCCCGTGCGCCTCCACGTCTGGAGCAGCAAACGCCGCACCTGGACGCGCGTCCAGCTCGACCGTGAGCGCCGCGAGTTCTTTGAGACTCGCGTGGCCGGCCGCGCTGAGGTGTGGGCGGCGCTCTCGTCTACTATCTCGCTGATACGCGCCGGCGACCTGGCCACGGCGCAGAGCATCGTCGATGCAGCCGGTATAACCATCCCAACCGGTGATTTGTGCGAAGGTGTCTACGACGAACAAGGCATACTCTACCGTCTGCCGCAGTGCATTGTCAGCGATCCCGACAATATGGTCCAGAATACATCCTCACTCCCTGGATCCGACGATGACGCACAGGACGAGAACACCGAGGCCCTGTCGGATGGTAAGCTAGCGACGGACGACTATGCCTCGGGCGACGAGTCGATcgccgaggatctggagcggCGCCGTGATGAAAAGGGCAAGACTCGGGAGCAGGACCTGATCCGCGTGCAGACGCGGCTAAGTGATCGTGGCGGTCCAGATTTGATGTTGCTGGTGAATAAGGATCAGAGCGTGGGGTTTCTAACTCGCAAGATTCATCATGAGGCAGGG CTTGCTGGTCATCAGCGCGTGCGCATCGCCTACCTTGGCCATCTTCTGAAAGAGAACGAGTCACTGCCCGACCAAGGGTGGCAGAGCGATCATGTTATCAATGCTCTGATTGCGTCTCGCTTTCCGGTCTCCTAG
- a CDS encoding uncharacterized protein (ID:PFLUO_004886-T1.cds;~source:funannotate) yields the protein MGVPTLSGQAVTLLCGLLTLYVFWTITTYAKLRQFRGPLWTGISNWPHSLAMLRSNCHEWYAEVSKKHGPIARVAPRVLITSSPEVWMHVNNKPGYKRSDWYYRAVRIEYRKDNVFSQTDNAEHERRRKQMAPGYSGRENTHLEGSVDERLQDFLNLIRSKYVSSDRQVVPMDLAKKVQYFTLDVISSVGLGTAFGMLQSDQDVDNYLQSSEEGLAIGNTALAMGFTWITQAPFIGRFVAPSPKDNNGFGKMMAACFRLVDERAASSTDERSDMLASFMRHGLKGDELRTEALEQIIAGSDTTAGAIRGTLLHIMTNPRVYFKLQREVDDAVRDGRAPSTGEGLITAAQAKQLPYLQAVIREALRLWPPVANIFSRDVPAEGDTLVLDGESIFLPGGTCIGYSAYAMHRSEEIYGKDAKAFRPERWLESDPATLAVMVRTNDLIFGHGKFQCLGKAVAQIEIGKTVFELLRNFDLALISPTRPWEARNYLGLFAISNMWVQVMERTPGSP from the exons ATGGGGGTTCCCACCTTATCTGGGCAGGCTGTGACGCTCCTCTGCGGTCTCTTGACCCTCTATGTCTTCTGGACAATCACGACGTATGCTAAGTTGAGGCAGTTCCGGGGACCTTTGTGGACCGGCATCTCGAACTGGCCTCATAGCTTGGCGATGCTTCGGAGCAATTGCCACGAGTGGTACGCAGAAGTCAGCAAGAAACATG GGCCGATTGCCCGTGTCGCGCCTCGAGTGCTGATCACTTCTTCCCCCGAAGTTTGGATGCACGTGAACAACAAGCCGGGCTACAAGCGCTCCGATTGGTACTACAGAGCTGTGCGGATCGAGTACCGGAAGGACAATGTCTTCAGTCAGACGGATAACGCGGAACACGAGCGACGGAGGAAGCAGATGGCTCCAGGG TATTCGGGAAGGGAGAATACCCACCTCGAGGGCTCTGTGGATGAGCGACTTCAAGATTTCCTGAACCTCATTCGATCCAAATATGTCTCGTCCGACCGCCAAGTTGTGCCCATGGACCTAGCGAAGAAGGTTCAGTATTTTACACTCGATGTCATTAGTAGTGTCGGCCTCGGCACGGCGTTTGGTATGCTGCAGAGCGACCAGGACGTGGACAACTACCTCCAATCGAGCGAGGAGGGACTTGCTATCGGCAATACCGCCCTCGCCATGGGCTTTACCTGGATCACCCAGGCGCCTTTCATCGGCAGGTTCGTTGCACCCTCACCCAAGGACAACAACGGCTTCGGTAAGATGATGGCAGCATGCTtccgcctcgtcgacgagcgCGCTGCGAGCTCCACCGACGAACGATCTGATATGCTGGCCTCCTTCATGCGCCACGGTTTAAAAGGCGACGAACTGCGCACCGAGGCGTTAGAGCAGATCATTGCGGGCTCCGACACCACTGCTGGCGCCATCCGCGGCACCCTTTTGCACATCATGACGAATCCCCGTGTCTACTTCAAGCTGCAGCGCGAGGTCGACGATGCCGTCCGCGACGGCCGTGCTCCAAGCACAGGCGAAGGCCTCATTACGGCCGCCCAGGCTAAACAGCTTCCGTACCTCCAGGCCGTGATTCGCGAGGCTCTGCGACTCTGGCCGCCTGTTGCGAACATCTTCTCGCGCGATGTCCCGGCAGAGGGCGACACTCTTGTCCTCGACGGCGAGAGCATATTCCTGCCGGGCGGCACTTGCATCGGGTACTCGGCGTACGCTATGCACCGGAGCGAGGAGATCTATGGCAAGGACGCAAAGGCTTTCCGGCCCGAGCGGTGGCTCGAGTCGGACCCTGCCACATTGGCTGTTATGGTTCGGACCAACGACCTCATATTCGGTCACGGCAAGTTCCAGTGTTTGGGGAAGGCAGTAGCCCAAATCGAGATCGGAAAGACGGTATTCGAGCTCTTACGCAACTTCGACCTGGCGCTTATCAGTCCTACGCGTCCCTGGGAAGCGCGGAATTACCTTGGGCTTTTCGCGATTTCAAACATGTGGGTGCAGGTGATGGAGCGAACGCCTGGTTCTCCGTGA